ATATGCTGTCAAAAATATTTACAATAACAAAACATCGCCATTTTAAACTAAAGCCATACTATTTAACATTTCAAGTGGTGTATTGGATAGACGTGTTTTCAAAGCAAAGATACAGAGACATTGTTATAGACAGTTTTAAATACAGTCAAGAACATAAAAATTTGGATATTTTTGCATATGTAATAATGTCAAATCATGTTCATTTAATTGCAAGAAGCAGTACTGAAAATTTAAGTCAAACAATCGGTGATATAAAGAAGTTTACAAGCAAACAAATTATCAAATCAATAACAGAAGAACCGGAAAGTCGTAAAGAGTGGTTGCTTTTTATGTTTGAGAGAGCAGCAAAGAAACATAAAAGAAATAAAAAATATCAATTATGGACACATGAGAACCATGCAATTCATTTGTATTCAGAAAAATTTATTAAAGAAAGACTAATGTATATACACGATAACCCGGTAAAAGCCGGTATTGTCGAATATC
This Bacteroidales bacterium DNA region includes the following protein-coding sequences:
- a CDS encoding transposase, whose protein sequence is MLSKIFTITKHRHFKLKPYYLTFQVVYWIDVFSKQRYRDIVIDSFKYSQEHKNLDIFAYVIMSNHVHLIARSSTENLSQTIGDIKKFTSKQIIKSITEEPESRKEWLLFMFERAAKKHKRNKKYQLWTHENHAIHLYSEKFIKERLMYIHDNPVKAGIVEYPEEYLYSSAKNYASLDAVLDIETLSFT